In a genomic window of Phragmites australis chromosome 14, lpPhrAust1.1, whole genome shotgun sequence:
- the LOC133891729 gene encoding pentatricopeptide repeat-containing protein At4g32430, mitochondrial, whose translation MPLRRLPCRPARATGDFLDALSTLAAHHPFGETPHPLAASATPLAALHARLLAGLPVFPTAFSAAVASSCRDCLPALHGLAVASGFDAFATVTNSLAAGYAKAGSFPSAARVFATARAWDVSSYNTMVSAIPDSDEALAFAARMLRSGAVRPDAVTFTVALSLAAGRGEAGLVRQLHALASRAGLAADVFVGNALVTAYSRGGSLNAARKVFEEMPARDLVSWNALVCGLAQDGDCPAEVIRVFLRMLKDGAVRPDRISVCSVIPACGGEGRLELGRQIHGFAVKLGIEGHVSIGNVLVAMYYKCGTPGCARKLFEFMDERDVISWTTVISMDGEDAIALLNGMRRDVVAPNEVTFVALLSALPVDCPVREGQMIHAACLKTGLSGKAVVANSLITMYSKLQRMDDARMVFNLTPHPEIIAWNALISGYAQNDKCEDALEVFSSMVKCMKPNETTFASVLSAVTTVETVSMAYGQMYHCQTLKLGLGTSEYVSGALIDLYAKRGSLEESRKAFGETVRRSLIAWTAIISANTKHGNYDSVVNLFNDMVRSGVAPDGVVLLSVLTACRYSGFVSLGREIFDSMTAEHGAELWPEHYACVVDMLGRAGRLEEAEELMMQMPSGPSVSALQSLLGACRIHGNTEVGERVAGVLTETEPAESGAYVLLSNIYAEKGDWGGVARVRRQMRERGVKKEVGFSWVDAGSVGDSLHLHRFSSDDTTHPLTEEIFRVAEGLGWGMKFFKNCLQEEMEEGLT comes from the coding sequence ATGCCACTGCGGCGGCTGCCTTGCCGCCCCGCGCGCGCGACGGGCGACTTTTTAGACGCGCTCTCCACCCTCGCCGCCCACCACCCGTTCGGCGAAACTCCCCACCCGCTGGCCGCGAGCGCCACGCCTCTCGCCGCCCTACACGCGCGACTCCTCGCCGGCCTTCCGGTCTTCCCCACCGCGTTCTCCGCGGCCGTCGCGTCCTCCTGCCGGGACTGCCTGCCCGCGCTCCACGGCCTTGCGGTCGCCTCGGGCTTCGACGCATTCGCCACCGTCACCAACTCCCTCGCGGCCGGCTACGCCAAGGCCGGTTCATTCCCCTCGGCCGCCAGGGTGTTCGCCACCGCGCGGGCCTGGGATGTCAGCTCCTACAACACCATGGTCTCCGCGATACCCGACTCCGACGAGGCGCTCGCGTTCGCCGCGCGGATGCTGCGGTCCGGCGCCGTGCGGCCTGACGCCGTCACGTTCACCGTCGCGCTctcgctcgccgccggccgggGGGAAGCCGGCCTCGTGCGGCAGCTGCACGCGCTGGCGTCGCGCGCGGGGCTCGCCGCCGACGTGTTCGTCGGCAACGCGCTCGTCACGGCCTACTCCAGGGGAGGATCCCTTAACGCGGCCCGGAAGGTGTTCGAGGAGATGCCCGCGCGGGACCTCGTCTCCTGGAACGCGCTGGTTTGCGGACTCGCCCAAGATGGCGACTGCCCGGCGGAGGTGATCCGGGTGTTCCTTCGGATGCTGAAGGACGGCGCCGTTCGGCCTGACCGGATATCCGTCTGCAGCGTGATCCCGGCGTGTGGCGGCGAGGGAAGGCTTGAGCTTGGCAGGCAAATCCACGGCTTTGCGGTGAAGCTGGGCATCGAGGGGCACGTCTCCATCGGCAATGTGCTCGTCGCAATGTACTACAAGTGTGGCACTCCCGGCTGCGCCCGGAAGCTGTTCGAGTTCATGGACGAGCGCGACGTCATCTCATGGACTACTGTGATCTCCATGGATGGCGAGGACGCCATTGCATTGTTGAACGGCATGAGGCGAGACGTGGTGGCGCCGAACGAGGTCACCTTCGTGGCATTGCTGTCGGCGCTGCCGGTAGACTGTCCGGTGAGGGAAGGGCAGATGATCCACGCGGCGTGCCTGAAGACCGGCCTGTCCGGCAAGGCGGTGGTGGCGAACAGCCTCATTACCATGTACTCGAAGCTTCAGCGCATGGACGATGCGAGGATGGTCTTCAATCTTACGCCTCATCCGGAGATCATCGCTTGGAACGCTCTGATCTCAGGTTACGCGCAGAATGACAAGTGCGAGGACGCTCTTGAGGTCTTCTCGTCAATGGTGAAGTGCATGAAACCCAACGAGACCACGTTCGCAAGCGTCCTCAGCGCGGTGACCACGGTCGAGACGGTGTCCATGGCTTACGGCCAGATGTACCATTGCCAGACTCTGAAGCTGGGGCTCGGCACCAGCGAATACGTCTCTGGCGCTCTCATCGACTTGTACGCGAAGCGGGGCAGCTTGGAGGAGTCCCGGAAGGCGTTCGGCGAGACTGTCCGCCGGAGCCTTATTGCCTGGACAGCAATCATCTCGGCAAACACGAAGCACGGGAACTACGACTCCGTCGTGAACCTCTTCAACGACATGGTACGCTCCGGCGTCGCTCCAGACGGCGTGGTTCTGCTCTCTGTCCTCACGGCCTGCCGATACAGCGGGTTTGTCAGCTTGGGCCGGGAGATATTCGACTCCATGACCGCCGAGCACGGCGCAGAGCTGTGGCCGGAGCACTACGCGTGCGTCGTCGACATGTTAGGCCGCGCGGGCAGGCTGGAGGAGGCCGAGGAACTCATGATGCAGATGCCGTCCGGACCGAGCGTCTCGGCCCTGCAGAGCCTGCTGGGTGCCTGCAGGATCCACGGCAACACGGAGGTCGGCGAGAGGGTCGCCGGCGTCCTGACAGAGACGGAGCCCGCGGAGTCCGGGGCGTACGTGCTACTGTCCAACATCTATGCCGAGAAGGGCGACTGGGGAGGCGTGGCGAGGGTGAGGCGGCAGATGCGGGAGAGGGGCGTCAAGAAAGAGGTCGGGTTCAGCTGGGTGGACGCCGGCAGCGTCGGCGACTCGCTGCACCTGCACAGGTTCTCGTCGGACGACACGACGCACCCGCTCACGGAGGAGATATTCAGAGTCGCTGAGGGGCTAGGCTGGGGGATGAAATTTTTCAAGAACTGTTTGCAAGAGGAGATGGAAGAAGGCCTTACTTGA